The following are encoded in a window of Methanocella sp. genomic DNA:
- a CDS encoding DNA polymerase II large subunit, whose protein sequence is MLRYMAGTSEAQERYFKSLEEEFGRCRELAGRARAAGHDPSTEVEVPSANDLAERVEVLMGIPGLAPHIRKCEEKMSREEASLQVAADIASGVVGRFDNKVDAIQCAVRTAAAIITEGVVAAPLEGISQVSIAKNDDGTEYIKIYFAGPIRSAGGTAEALSVLAADYVRRKAGLAPYKPRPEVVERYVEEIALYKSLQHLQYTPTDDEIRLIVRNLPVCVDGEPTEDEEVQGYRDVPGVETNRVRGGIALVIAEGLILKAPKVKKHVEKLRFDGWEFLDKVIAGSKPADESHDEKIKPKEKFLVDLIAGRPVFGHPSRAGGFRLRYGRGRNTGFAAAGIHPASMVIMDDFIATGTQLKVERPGKAAAMVPVDSVDGPTVRLINGDVLYVETAEQARAVRRDVSEILDNGEILINYGDFLENNHVLIPSPYVQEWWEQDLALANGNKVQVRSAGEAFEVSEKYNVPLHPRYTLMWNDVSTEDILQLREQVVTNGRPEDGLRIAVEPRSKRTLELLLLPHKVRSGMVVLDGDRADLLTRCLGLNPDLSPKEIEVSGLEPLDAVSRFAGVTVRDRALSRIGARMGRPEKSKMREMKPPVHVLFPVGEAGGNRRSLENAAAFTKTMNDKAGLIEVEMGRRKCPDCGAVTFKNRCECGAHTEPDYGCPDCKIDSITGNCPKCGKPATPNVPMKVDLKGLYAEALSSLGERGSYEILKGVQGLISSEKTPEPLEKGVLRAKHGVYVFKDGTIRYDLSDVPLTHFKPREIGLPLEKLRQLGYEKDVYGKPPESGEQVFELKVQDIVLSHDCAGYLIKIAGFIDDLLEKFYGLPRYYNVNSEEELIGHLVIGLAPHTSAGVLGRMIGFTGASAGYAHPFFHAAKRRNCDGDEDCVMLLMDGLINFSRSYLPDRRGGKMDAPLVLSMRIDPKEVDKESQNVDVMARYPREFYQASLEYRSPKDLEKTMDLVSKRLGTPAQYEGFMFTHDTGDIAAGPTNSAYKTLGSMEDKLKAQLELGRRLRAVDEKDVAERVINSHFLPDLIGNLRAFSTQQMRCVKCGAKFRRPPLCGTCPKCGGRVILTVHEGAVTKYMEVSINIAREYGVSKYTLQRLELLDLSIKSLFENDKSKQVILSDFM, encoded by the coding sequence ATGTTAAGGTACATGGCGGGGACGAGCGAAGCGCAGGAGCGGTACTTTAAAAGCCTTGAGGAGGAGTTCGGCCGGTGCAGGGAGCTTGCCGGCCGGGCGCGGGCGGCCGGGCACGACCCCAGTACAGAGGTCGAGGTGCCGTCGGCCAACGACCTCGCCGAGCGCGTCGAGGTGCTCATGGGGATACCAGGCCTGGCGCCCCACATCCGGAAGTGCGAGGAGAAGATGTCCCGGGAGGAGGCCTCGCTGCAGGTGGCCGCGGACATCGCCTCCGGGGTGGTCGGCAGGTTCGACAATAAGGTCGACGCCATCCAGTGCGCCGTGCGCACGGCCGCCGCCATAATAACCGAGGGCGTGGTCGCCGCGCCCCTCGAGGGGATCTCCCAGGTCTCGATCGCAAAGAACGACGACGGCACCGAATACATCAAGATATACTTCGCCGGGCCTATCCGGAGCGCGGGTGGCACGGCCGAGGCTCTCTCCGTCCTGGCGGCCGACTACGTGCGCCGCAAGGCCGGCCTGGCCCCGTACAAGCCCCGGCCCGAGGTCGTCGAGCGGTACGTGGAGGAGATCGCCCTCTATAAGTCCCTCCAGCATTTACAGTATACTCCCACGGACGACGAGATCCGGCTCATCGTGCGGAATCTGCCCGTCTGCGTCGACGGCGAGCCCACCGAGGACGAGGAGGTGCAGGGGTACCGGGACGTCCCGGGCGTCGAGACGAACCGGGTCCGGGGAGGCATTGCGCTGGTCATCGCCGAGGGCCTCATCCTCAAGGCGCCCAAGGTCAAGAAGCACGTCGAGAAGCTCAGGTTCGACGGCTGGGAGTTCCTGGACAAGGTCATCGCGGGCTCGAAGCCGGCCGACGAGAGCCACGACGAGAAGATCAAGCCGAAAGAGAAGTTTTTAGTCGACCTCATCGCGGGCCGGCCCGTGTTCGGCCACCCGTCCCGGGCCGGCGGCTTCCGCCTGCGCTACGGGCGGGGCAGGAACACGGGGTTCGCCGCCGCGGGCATCCATCCGGCCTCCATGGTCATAATGGACGATTTCATCGCCACCGGGACACAGCTTAAGGTCGAGCGGCCGGGCAAGGCCGCCGCCATGGTGCCCGTGGACAGCGTGGACGGGCCGACCGTCCGCCTCATCAACGGCGACGTGCTGTACGTGGAGACCGCCGAGCAGGCGCGCGCCGTCCGCAGGGACGTTTCCGAGATACTCGATAACGGCGAGATACTCATCAACTACGGCGACTTCCTCGAGAACAATCATGTCCTGATACCGTCGCCCTACGTGCAGGAGTGGTGGGAGCAGGACCTCGCGCTGGCCAACGGCAACAAAGTCCAGGTCCGCTCGGCGGGCGAGGCCTTCGAGGTCTCTGAAAAGTATAATGTGCCCCTGCATCCCCGGTACACGCTCATGTGGAATGACGTCTCCACTGAGGACATCCTGCAACTCCGGGAGCAGGTGGTCACGAACGGCCGACCGGAAGACGGGCTCCGGATCGCCGTGGAGCCCCGGTCGAAGCGCACGCTTGAATTACTCCTTTTACCCCACAAGGTGAGGTCGGGCATGGTCGTCCTTGACGGCGACCGGGCGGACCTGCTGACACGCTGCCTGGGCCTGAACCCGGACCTCTCGCCCAAAGAAATAGAGGTTTCAGGGCTCGAGCCCCTGGATGCGGTTAGCCGCTTTGCCGGCGTCACGGTCAGGGACCGGGCGCTGTCCCGTATCGGGGCCCGCATGGGCCGGCCGGAGAAGAGCAAGATGCGGGAAATGAAGCCGCCGGTGCACGTCCTCTTCCCGGTGGGCGAGGCCGGCGGGAACCGCCGCTCGCTGGAGAACGCGGCCGCGTTCACGAAGACCATGAACGATAAGGCCGGGCTCATAGAGGTGGAGATGGGCCGGAGGAAATGCCCCGACTGCGGCGCGGTCACGTTCAAGAACCGGTGCGAGTGCGGCGCCCACACGGAACCCGACTACGGCTGCCCGGACTGCAAGATCGACAGCATCACCGGCAACTGCCCGAAGTGCGGCAAGCCGGCGACGCCGAACGTCCCCATGAAGGTCGACCTGAAGGGCCTGTATGCAGAAGCCCTGTCGAGCCTGGGCGAGAGGGGCAGCTACGAGATACTTAAGGGCGTGCAGGGCCTCATCTCGAGCGAGAAGACGCCCGAGCCCCTGGAAAAGGGCGTGCTCCGGGCGAAACACGGCGTCTACGTGTTCAAGGACGGCACCATCCGCTACGATTTGAGCGACGTGCCGTTAACGCACTTTAAGCCCCGGGAGATCGGGCTGCCGCTGGAGAAGCTCAGGCAGCTTGGATACGAGAAGGACGTCTACGGAAAGCCCCCCGAGTCAGGGGAGCAGGTCTTCGAGCTAAAAGTGCAGGACATCGTCCTCTCCCACGACTGCGCCGGCTATTTAATAAAGATCGCCGGGTTCATCGACGACCTGCTGGAAAAGTTCTACGGGCTGCCCCGCTACTATAACGTCAACTCGGAGGAGGAGCTGATCGGCCACCTGGTCATAGGGCTGGCGCCGCACACGTCGGCCGGCGTGCTCGGGAGAATGATCGGCTTCACTGGCGCCTCCGCCGGCTACGCGCACCCCTTCTTCCACGCGGCCAAGCGCCGGAACTGCGACGGCGACGAGGACTGCGTCATGCTCCTCATGGATGGCTTGATCAATTTCTCGCGCTCCTACCTGCCGGACCGCCGGGGCGGCAAGATGGATGCGCCGCTCGTGCTATCCATGCGCATCGACCCGAAGGAAGTGGACAAGGAGTCCCAAAACGTCGATGTGATGGCCCGGTACCCCCGGGAGTTCTACCAGGCGTCGCTGGAATACAGGTCGCCCAAGGATTTAGAGAAAACGATGGACCTGGTGTCAAAGCGGCTGGGAACGCCGGCCCAGTACGAGGGCTTCATGTTCACCCACGACACGGGCGACATCGCCGCCGGCCCCACCAACTCCGCCTATAAGACGTTAGGCTCCATGGAGGATAAGCTGAAAGCACAACTAGAGCTGGGAAGGCGGCTCCGGGCGGTGGACGAGAAGGACGTGGCCGAGCGCGTCATCAACTCCCACTTCCTGCCCGACCTTATCGGTAATTTGAGGGCTTTCTCGACCCAGCAGATGCGCTGCGTCAAGTGCGGGGCAAAGTTCCGCCGCCCGCCCCTTTGTGGCACCTGCCCTAAGTGCGGGGGCCGGGTGATCTTAACGGTGCACGAGGGCGCCGTGACCAAGTACATGGAAGTCTCCATTAACATCGCCCGGGAGTACGGCGTCTCGAAATATACGCTTCAGCGGCTCGAATTGCTGGACCTCTCCATAAAGAGCCTCTTCGAGAACGACAAGTCAAAGCAGGTCATCCTCTCCGACTTCATGTAA